Proteins encoded within one genomic window of Mycolicibacterium monacense:
- the disA gene encoding DNA integrity scanning diadenylate cyclase DisA, which translates to MAVKNARTSSNVVQLARPTLRETLGRLAPGTPLRDGLERILRGRTGALIVLGYDDSVETICDGGFELDVRYAPTRLRELSKMDGAVVLSSDGTRILRANVQLVPDPSIPTDESGTRHRSAERTAIQTGYPVISVSHSMSIVTVYVAGERHVVPDTPTILSRANQTIATLERYKSRLDEVSRQLSTAEIEDFVTLRDVMTVVQRLEMVRRISLEIDADVVELGTDGRQLKLQLEELVGDNDTARELIVRDYHANPDPPTPAQVSATLEELDSLSDNELLDFTTLARVFGYPSTLEAQDSAMSSRGYRAMAGIPRLQFAHVDLLVRSFGSLQGLLAASADDLQSVEGIGSMWARHIREGLSLLAESTIADRLA; encoded by the coding sequence ATGGCCGTGAAGAACGCCAGGACGAGCAGTAACGTCGTCCAGCTGGCCCGTCCGACGCTGCGGGAGACGCTGGGCCGGCTGGCACCCGGGACACCCTTGCGCGACGGTCTGGAGCGCATCCTGCGTGGCCGCACCGGCGCTCTGATCGTGCTGGGTTACGACGACAGCGTCGAGACGATCTGCGACGGCGGTTTCGAACTCGACGTGCGCTACGCCCCGACCCGGTTACGCGAGCTGTCGAAGATGGACGGCGCCGTCGTGCTCTCCAGTGACGGCACGCGGATCCTGCGGGCCAACGTCCAGCTCGTGCCCGATCCCTCGATCCCGACCGACGAGTCCGGGACGCGTCACCGCTCCGCCGAACGCACCGCGATCCAGACCGGGTATCCGGTGATCTCCGTCAGCCACTCGATGAGCATCGTGACGGTGTACGTGGCCGGCGAGCGGCACGTGGTTCCCGACACCCCGACGATCCTGTCGCGCGCCAACCAGACCATCGCGACGCTCGAGCGCTACAAATCCCGCCTCGACGAGGTGAGCCGCCAGCTGTCGACCGCGGAGATCGAGGACTTCGTGACCCTGCGCGACGTGATGACCGTCGTGCAGCGGTTGGAGATGGTGCGGCGGATCAGCCTGGAGATCGACGCCGACGTGGTCGAACTCGGCACCGACGGCCGGCAGCTCAAACTGCAGCTCGAGGAGCTCGTGGGTGACAACGACACCGCCCGCGAGCTGATCGTGCGCGACTACCACGCCAACCCCGACCCGCCGACTCCCGCCCAGGTCAGCGCGACACTCGAGGAACTGGATTCGCTGTCGGACAACGAACTGCTCGACTTCACCACGCTGGCAAGGGTTTTCGGATATCCGTCCACCCTCGAGGCGCAGGACTCGGCGATGAGCTCCCGCGGTTACCGCGCGATGGCCGGCATCCCCCGTCTGCAGTTCGCCCACGTGGATCTGCTGGTGCGTTCGTTCGGCTCACTGCAGGGCCTACTGGCCGCCAGCGCCGACGATCTGCAGTCGGTGGAGGGCATCGGTTCGATGTGGGCACGCCACATCAGGGAGGGTCTGTCGCTGCTGGCCGAGTCGACGATCGCCGACCGGCTGGCCTGA